A window of Candidatus Thorarchaeota archaeon contains these coding sequences:
- a CDS encoding 2-oxoacid:acceptor oxidoreductase subunit alpha yields MTSLKKGISIVLSGAAGQGIATVEDFFVSILKRSGYNVFSTREFMSRIRGGTNSTQIRVGDGNIYSYSEQSDIVIPLNKRALPHLSKYGRINDSTLVVGEAENIISDVHLPANQILEVPFTAIAEEVGGRIYSNTVAVGLLAAVFDVDEDIATDYLTERFESKGEDIVNDNIEAYRQGHEIGVSKLVERMDAIDVTSDESVRDHMLINGGEAVGLGAIAGGCNFISSYPMSPSTAVLVFLSNQSQEFGIVVDQAESEISAINKGLGAWYAGSRAMVTTSGGGFALMVEGLSLAGMIESPMVIHLAQRPGPATGLPTRTEQGDLLFALRAGHGEFPRIILAPGTFEDGFHLTQKAFNLADEYQVPVIVLTDQYLMDSHGNIPVLDLSDISIEKHVQKTTGDYTRYKMTDSGVSPRGIPGYGDGLVVADSDEHDEAGHITEDLDLRIEMVEKRMKKKLELLREAAIPPEYVGPEEYDALVVAWGTNYNVVVEALERVGRDDIGFLHFKQVFPLHKSALKYLDDADRLALVENSSTAQFATVLANETGYRIPEENRLLKYNGLPFSVEEVTRFLEDF; encoded by the coding sequence GTGACTAGCTTGAAGAAGGGAATCTCCATCGTACTATCAGGTGCAGCGGGCCAAGGAATAGCAACGGTTGAAGATTTTTTCGTTTCTATTTTGAAACGTTCCGGATACAATGTCTTTTCAACACGTGAGTTCATGTCGCGTATCCGCGGCGGAACGAATTCAACACAAATTCGCGTGGGAGATGGCAATATCTATTCGTACTCAGAGCAATCGGATATAGTCATTCCCTTGAACAAACGAGCACTCCCCCACCTGAGCAAATACGGGCGAATTAATGATTCCACACTTGTTGTTGGTGAAGCAGAAAACATCATCAGCGACGTACATCTCCCTGCGAATCAGATTCTTGAGGTACCATTCACGGCTATAGCGGAAGAAGTGGGTGGCAGAATCTACTCCAATACAGTTGCAGTTGGGCTCCTTGCAGCGGTTTTTGATGTCGATGAAGACATTGCAACAGACTACTTGACTGAGCGTTTCGAATCGAAGGGGGAAGACATTGTCAATGATAATATTGAGGCATACCGGCAAGGTCACGAAATCGGTGTATCGAAGCTTGTAGAACGCATGGATGCCATCGATGTTACTTCTGACGAGTCGGTAAGGGATCATATGCTGATCAACGGTGGTGAAGCTGTAGGTCTCGGGGCTATTGCAGGAGGCTGCAATTTCATCTCGTCTTATCCAATGTCGCCCTCAACAGCTGTTCTCGTCTTTCTGTCCAATCAATCTCAGGAATTTGGCATAGTCGTGGATCAAGCTGAGAGCGAGATATCTGCTATCAACAAGGGCCTAGGTGCTTGGTATGCTGGAAGCAGAGCGATGGTAACAACCTCTGGTGGGGGTTTCGCGCTAATGGTAGAAGGCCTCAGTCTAGCTGGGATGATAGAAAGTCCTATGGTAATTCATCTTGCGCAGCGTCCTGGGCCCGCAACAGGCCTTCCAACCAGAACTGAACAGGGCGACCTTCTTTTTGCGCTCCGTGCTGGTCATGGCGAGTTTCCAAGAATCATATTAGCTCCAGGGACTTTCGAGGATGGATTCCACCTTACGCAGAAAGCTTTCAATTTAGCTGACGAATATCAAGTTCCCGTGATTGTACTAACAGATCAGTATCTCATGGATTCGCACGGTAACATTCCGGTGCTGGATCTTTCTGACATCTCGATTGAGAAACACGTCCAGAAAACAACTGGCGATTATACGCGCTACAAAATGACCGATAGCGGCGTTTCGCCTCGTGGAATTCCTGGATATGGCGATGGCCTTGTGGTTGCAGATAGTGATGAGCATGATGAAGCAGGTCACATAACGGAAGATTTGGACTTGCGAATCGAGATGGTTGAAAAACGAATGAAGAAGAAACTGGAATTGCTTCGAGAAGCAGCTATCCCTCCAGAATACGTTGGTCCCGAAGAATACGATGCTCTCGTTGTTGCCTGGGGAACTAACTACAATGTTGTTGTGGAAGCACTTGAACGAGTGGGAAGAGATGATATTGGCTTCCTTCATTTCAAACAAGTATTTCCACTTCATAAGAGCGCCTTGAAGTACCTGGATGATGCGGATCGGCTGGCCTTGGTAGAAAACAGCTCTACCGCACAATTCGCCACAGTTCTTGCAAACGAGACTGGTTACAGAATCCCTGAAGAAAACCGCCTTTTGAAATACAACGGGTTACCCTTTTCTGTTGAAGAGGTTACGCGATTCTTGGAGGATTTCTAA
- a CDS encoding 2-oxoacid ferredoxin oxidoreductase (catalyzes the coenzyme A-dependent decarboxylation of 2-oxoacids, such as pyruvate and 2-oxoglutarate): MKADDFEIMDEVDYDIAWCPGCGNFGIREALKDALAELDISPQELVMVSGIGQAAKIPHYVKTNVFNGLHGRSLPLALAIKASNPNLTVIAESGDGCMYGEGGNHFTHTILRNPNIAMFVHDNMVYGLTKGQASPTSQRGFETSLQTADRGGWTNTQFNPLAQALSLGASFVARAFIGDQEETKDLMKKALRHKGFALLDILQPCVTYNDVNTYRWFSKNTYYLDDAYDVTDQVAAFETAKDMSKLALGVLYRDTSKPTFSETSGVYDADDRPLFKRELDKEKLESLIASMK, encoded by the coding sequence ATGAAAGCAGACGATTTCGAAATTATGGATGAAGTTGATTACGATATTGCTTGGTGTCCTGGATGCGGCAACTTTGGAATACGAGAGGCTCTCAAAGATGCTTTGGCTGAGCTGGATATATCCCCACAAGAACTGGTCATGGTCTCAGGCATTGGCCAAGCTGCAAAGATTCCACATTATGTAAAAACAAACGTATTCAATGGACTGCACGGGCGATCACTTCCACTAGCCCTGGCAATCAAAGCATCAAATCCGAATCTCACAGTTATTGCTGAAAGTGGTGATGGTTGTATGTATGGAGAGGGAGGTAACCATTTCACGCACACCATTCTACGTAATCCGAACATCGCTATGTTTGTGCATGATAACATGGTCTATGGATTAACCAAAGGGCAAGCTTCACCGACAAGCCAGAGGGGATTTGAAACTTCGTTGCAAACAGCAGACCGTGGTGGATGGACCAATACCCAGTTCAATCCACTTGCCCAAGCTCTTTCCTTGGGTGCGTCTTTTGTAGCACGAGCTTTCATTGGTGACCAAGAGGAAACAAAGGATTTGATGAAGAAAGCTCTCCGCCACAAAGGATTCGCATTGCTAGACATCTTGCAACCGTGTGTAACCTACAATGATGTCAACACATACAGGTGGTTCAGTAAGAATACCTACTATCTTGATGATGCCTATGATGTAACCGATCAGGTTGCAGCTTTCGAGACGGCAAAAGACATGAGTAAACTCGCACTTGGCGTGTTATACCGAGATACTTCAAAACCGACCTTTTCAGAGACATCCGGAGTATATGATGCAGATGACCGCCCCCTCTTCAAGCGGGAACTGGATAAAGAGAAGCTGGAATCTTTGATTGCTTCCATGAAATGA